From Scophthalmus maximus strain ysfricsl-2021 chromosome 14, ASM2237912v1, whole genome shotgun sequence, one genomic window encodes:
- the LOC118282685 gene encoding dynein light chain Tctex-type 3 codes for MEEYNSGEEVVFNADEASVSVKECIEGVIGGTDYNQGKVNQWTASIVEHSLTLLVKQGRTFKYIVNCTIMQKSGAGLHTANSCYWDTATDGSCTVRWENRTMYCVVSIFAVAL; via the exons ATGGAGGAGTACAACTCTGGAGAAGAG GTCGTCTTCAATGCCGATGAGGCCAGTGTCTCAGTTAAAGAG TGTATCGAAGGTGTCATCGGTGGAACAGATTATAATCAGGGTAAAGTGAACCAGTGGACGGCCAGTATAGTGGAGCATTCTCTGACGCTCCTGGTGAAACAGGGACGGACGTTCAAATACATAG TAAACTGTACCATCATGCAGAAGAGCGGTGCTGGTCTCCACACAGCCAACTCCTGCTACTGGGACACGGCCACTGACG gaAGCTGCACAGTCCGATGGGAGAATCGCACCATGTACTGTGTGGTTAGCATTTTTGCTGTGGCGCTGTGA